The following proteins are encoded in a genomic region of Oncorhynchus keta strain PuntledgeMale-10-30-2019 chromosome 6, Oket_V2, whole genome shotgun sequence:
- the LOC118385637 gene encoding palmitoyltransferase ZDHHC23-A-like, translated as MKWEKFKPPEPDDAMCCFECDLDPHGCFCDCDDLDEACSRWLKGEPQKPDCALPVFGAVMDRLRLRLLSGDRRVEISMVPALVLLPMLLRLAALHFLLGLVILTALPGLVLWYYYATHRKKGRTLFFLSLALFSLAYMYFLFITEILPRGDVTHLQLVTVTTGVVLTLISLVRTKRGPGFVQPSLADTHSTSTNHCQLPDKDSASQNGVDQSVLPAPPARPVGQQTQSLTAKGDRCPLCKVVRPPRAGHCRICGGCVQRLDHHCIWINSCVGQANHRSFLLTLLLFLLTSLHGVSLVLRSVCPQQNLLTALLYCPGVYSQYSSALCFTCAWYSSIVTAGLLNLLVLQLINISYNVTEREAQLALRRKNGQNRPCGLVVDTGVYSRGFCQNWAEFLAMREPVNRPSSVLTDLV; from the exons ATGAAATGGGAGAAGTTTAAGCCTCCAGAGCCAGATGATGCCATGTGCTGTTTTGAATGTGATTTGGACCCACATGGATGCTTCTGTGACTGTGACGACCTGGATGAAGCTTGCAGCAG GTGGCTGAAGGGTGAGCCTCAGAAACCTGACTGTGCGTTGCCTGTGTTTGGTGCAGTGATGGACCGGCTGAGGTTGAGACTGTTATCAGGGGACAGGCGGGTGGAGATCTCCATGGTCCCAGCTTTAGTGCTGCTTCCCATGCTACTGCGGCTGGCAGCCCTGCACTTCCTGCTGGGCCTGGTCATTCTGACAGCCCTGCCTGGCCTGGTGCTGTGGTACTACTACGCCACACACCGGAAGAAGGGCCGCACCCTCTTTTTCCTCAGCCTGGCGCTCTTCTCCCTAGCCTACATGTACTTCCTCTTCATCACAGAGATCCTACCTCGTGGGGACGTAACTCATCTGCAGCTGGTGACCGTGACAACGGGTGTGGTTCTTACTCTTATCTCTCTTGTGCGCACCAAGAGGGGGCCAGGCTTCGTGCAGCCTTCCCTGGCTGACACACACAGCACCAGCACCAATCATTGCCAACTGCCTGACAAAGACTCTGCCTCTCAGAATGGAGTGGACCAGTCGGTGTTGCCTGCCCCCCCAGCCAGACCAGTGGGACAGCAGACACAGTCCCTGACAGCGAAGGGGGACAGGTGTCCTCTGTGCAAAGTGGTGCGTCCCCCTCGGGCGGGACATTGCCGGATCTGTGGAGGCTGTGTCCAGCGCCTGGACCACCACTGTATCTG GATTAACAGCTGTGTGGGCCAGGCTAATCATCGCAGCTTCCTGCTTACCCTGCTCCTCTTTCTGTTGACCTCTCTGCATGGGGTCAGTCTGGTGCTGCGCAGCGTGTGTCCCCAACAGAACCTGCTTACCGCCCTACTCTACTGCCCTGGTGTCTACAGTCAGTACAG CTCAGCCCTGTGCTTCACCTGTGCCTGGTACAGCAGTATTGTCACAGCAGGCCTGCTAAACCTGCTGGTGCTGCAACTTATCAATATCAGCTACAATGTGACAGAACGGGAAGCACAACTTGCACTGCGGAGGAAAAATGGCCAGAATCGTCCGTGTGGCCTCGTTGTCGACACAGGGGTCTACTCGCGTGGCTTCTGCCAGAACTGGGCTGAATTCCTGGCAATGAGAGAGCCTGTCAATAGACCATCCTCCGTCCTCACTGACTTGGTTTAG